ACCATTAACGCTCTGATTCTGGAAGCGATACAGCAAAACCAGATCAGCGCCGAAAATATCTATACGATGGTGATTTGCGGCAACAGTGCCATGCAGCACATCTTTTTAGGGTTGCATCCTGGATCGCTTGGCAGGACGCCTTACACCAATACGATTTTAAGTGAAGTGTTAACAACAGCACGGGAGTTGAGCCTTAACATTCATCCCAATGCCATTATTGATTTTTTACCTTTGATCGGGGGCTTCGTCGGAGCGGACACTTTGGCTGTCCTGCTGGCTTTGCCTGAAGGGGAACGTCAAGGGAACAGATTGATTATTGACCTTGGAACAAACGGCGAAATTTTATTGGGGAACGAGAAGAAATGGCTGGCCACATCAACTGCTGCCGGACCGGCCCTTGAAGGAGCAACGATCCGCTTTGGAATGCGTGGAACAAACGGAGCCATCGAACGGGTAAAACTGTCGGAAGGTAAAATTGAATTAAAAGTCATTGGCGGAGAACAGCCCAGAGGGATTTGTGGCTCCGGTATTGTTGATGCAGTTGCAGAAATGCTGAAAGCCGAGCTGATCAGTAAAGAAGGCAGATTGCTGTCTCCCGGCAAATATTTAAAAGTTTGTCGGCCGGAAAATCAAAGATTTGCCAATTATCTGGCAAATCTTGACGGGGTCAGCGTTTTCTACCTGATGGATGAGGGACAGTCCGGTGATAACGACCGAATTTACATCAGCCAAAAGGATATTCGTGCTGTACAGCTTGCCAAAAGCGCCATTTATACAGGATGCATGCTATTAATGAAAGAATATGGGCTGGAAGGAGAAGATCTTGAGGAAATTCTGATTGCCGGGGCCTTCGGCAACTATATTGACGCTCCAAGTGCTCAGGTACTCGGTTTGTTTCCCAATTTTTCGAATGTACCCATCCGGTCCATAGGCAATGCGGCAGGAGCCGGAGCATCGAATTTTCTACTGTCCAGAAATATACGGATAAATACTTTGATATTATTGGCAAAGATAACGCATTTTGACCTGGCGGCAAATCCTGCTTTTCAACAGGAATATCTGCAGAATACAGGTTTTTAAAGAAAGTAAATAAATTAGTTGCTTAAAAAATATTGATGGATTTATTAATCTGTTCCTATGTATAATATATGATAACTAAATAATTGCCGAGGAGTAAGAAGATGGAATTACCAATCTATCAACATATTATTGAAGAGATAAAGAAAAAAATTAAAGAGGGTGTTTTGAAACCGGGAGATGCGATCCCTTCAGAAAATTCATTATGCGATACCTATGGCGTGAGCCGGATGACGGTCCGTAAGGGTCTGGCAATCTTAGTGAATGAGGGATATATCACCTCTATCCCTGGCAAGGGTAGCTTTGTGAATGAGCCGGATTCCAAGAAATACATCTTATATTACAACGAGATGGCAAATCTGATTAACACCATCGATACAACCAAGCTGATTGAAGTTAAAATTATCCTGCCGACACCAAGACTCATTGACAGTCTGAATATACCCCAAAGCAAAAAAATAATTATGGTTAAACGGATCCATTACAGCAATGGAGAAGCAGTCGCATATGATGAAAAATACCTGATTTACTACAAGGGAATGCCTATCGTTGAAAAAGAAATCAAATACAGTACTTTCCCGGAAATTGTTTCTCGGTATACTTCTCTGTTTGCGATTAAGAAAGAATTAACAATTTCTGCCCAAATGCCTGATGAAAAAATATCAAAATACCTGTCCCTGTACAATGCCCTCCCACTTTTGGTTGTTGAGCAAAGACTGTTTAATACACAGGATAAGCCAATCGGGCTGGGTATTACTTATTATCGAGGAGACAGCTGCAAGCTATCCGCATCCTGGCCGTTTACCGATATGGAATAGACCATTTAACATAATAAGACAGTTCGTCATCCATCCTGTCTCTAAACAAAACTAGGGAAGCTATCGTCTGGTAGTTTTAGGGCAGTTACATGCCCTTTTTATTTTAACATCCATGGACGGCAAGGGGTGGCACACTTTTGGATCATTATTTATTATTAGGAGAAAAATAATGTTGCTTATTCTTTATTTAGCTGCCATCATTATTGCGAATATCATTACTGCAGCGCTGGCACCTTTGCAGGTAGGACCGTTTTTAATTCCTTACGGAAGCTGGCTGATAGGGGTGACGCTGGTACTTAGGGACATTATCCAGCGCAAGTACGGGCGAAAAACTGCTTATCTGGCGATTACCACGGCTCTTGTCCTATCGGCTGTTTCCTCCAAACTTCTTGGAGATACTTTGACCATTACTTTGGCTTCAGCCATTTCCTTTTTGATCTCGGAATCGGCAGACACGGAAATTTATACGAGGCTTAAAGGCTCTTTCCTGCGTAAAGTGTTTGCGAGCGGGATTGTCAGCAGTTTTCTCGATAGTGTAGTCTTTATATTAATTGGTCTGTCCCCGCTTATTTCAGGCATTCTGACCTGGGATTTTGTGCCGAATGCAGTACTGGGGCAGTTTGCTGTTAAGAGTCTGATGCAAGTGCTCGGAATAAGCATTCTGTTTATGATTAAGAACCACTGGGAGGTTACCGTAAATGAAAAACAAGGAAACTGAGGGCCTGTCACTTCTGGGATCGGGACAAACACGCTATGTTTTTGATTATGATTCGGACATACTGGAGAGTTTTGCAAACAAGTATCCCGATAATAATTATTTTGTCCGCTTAAATTGCCCTGAATTTACCAGCTTGTGTCCGATTACCGGCCAACCGGATTTTGGAACGATGATTATCAATTATATCCCGGATCAGAAATTGGTAGAAAGCAAATCGTTGAAGCTATATCTTTTTAGTTTCCGCAACCATGGAGGTTTTCACGAAGATGTTGTCAACATCATCATGAAAGACCTGATCCGGCTGCTTGAACCCAGATACATCGAGGTTATAGGAGAATTCAGCCCCAGAGGAGGGATTTCCATTCATCCTTACAGCAATTATGGACAGCCGGACAGCAAATGGGTAGAATTTGCCGTGAAGAGGCTGCTTAAGTACGGGAAATAGACGAGTGAGGACATGGGAGCGCTTCTTTTGTCCCCGCTGCTGTCCCAGAGAGCAGCGGTACAAAGCGGCAGTAGTCATCCCAGCTGTCAATATAGCCTTCCAGATTTGTACTGGTCTTTTGTCTGACCAGCAAACGCTGACAGGCTAGCCCTTCGCCGGCTTCAAGTGGGACAACGATTCTTCCGCCGACATCGAGTTGCTCAAGCCAGCAAGGTTCAATGACCGGTGCCGCTGCCGTTACGATGATTCCCCGGTATGGTGCATTTGGTTCATAACCGTTTCGGCCGTCAGCAATGATACTGCAGATCGGATAGTTCAGCTCGGAAGCGGTTCATCATCATAACTGTAGGACCATAAATCTTCAGGGATAAACAAATGCCTGGGGATTTTTTTAATGGCGTCCAGGATGCGTTTGCCATGAACTCCTTGAGGAGCTACATACTCATCAACAAGTATAGCTGCTTTTTCCTGCCAGTTTTGCATAGTCTGATCACTTCTTTCCTCTGATAATTTCGGTGGCCGTGTTCATCTATTCAGCTTAATCGGGTACTGATTGGAATTATTTTGGCCTGTTTTCTCATAATTATAGTATAATAAAATTATTTACGGAAAGTATTCGGGCTTTGGCTCATTGAACTGGTTAATGGAGGAACATAGATGGTCCAAAAATATATTATTGCGCTCGATCAGGGGACGACAAGCTCACGGGCTGTCATTTTTAACCATGAAGGAATGATCGTAGGCAAAGCCCAAAAAGAGTTTGCTCAGATCTATCCGTTCCCGGGGTGGGTTGAACATGATCCTTTGGAAATCTGGGACACCCAGCTGGCTGCTATCAGAGAGGTTCTGGATCAGACGGACATAAATCCGGATGATATTGTTGGGCTAGGGATAGCAAATCAAAGGGAGACGACTGTGGTTTGGAACCGTTTTACCGGCAAACCTGTCTATCATGCGATTGTCTGGCAATGCCGCAGAACGACGGAACTTTGCGAGCAGATATTGAACAGTACCTTAAACGAGTATATTTCAGATGCGACCGGCCTTGTTGCGGATGCTTATTTTTCCGGAACGAAAATCCGCTGGATCCTCGATCATATTCCGGATGGACAGGCGATGGCTGAAAAAGGGGATTTGCTTTTTGGCACAATTGACAGCTGGCTCGTCTGGAATCTTACCAAAGGCCGGCTGCATATCACGGATTATAGCAATGCCTCCCGGACCATGCTCTATAATATCAGGGAACTAGCGTGGGATGACAAAATATTATCTTATCTGAATATCCCCAGATCACTGCTGCCGGAAGTCTGTCCGAGCAGCCTCTGCTGCGGGGTAACAGATTCTTCGATATTTGGCGCTGAAATACCGATAGCTGGTATAGCCGGTGATCAGCAGGCCGCACTTTTTGGGCAGGCCTGCTTTACAGAAGGAATGGTTAAAAATACCTATGGTACGGGTTGTTTTATCCTAATGAATACCGGTAAAAATATGATCCGGTCTCAAAATAAATTGCTGACAACAATTGCCTGGGGAATTGACAACGGGGTGGAATATGCGCTGGAAGGCAGTGTATTTATTGGTGGAGCAGTCATTCAGTGGCTTCGTGATGAACTTGGATTGCTGAAAACTTCTGCCGAAAGCGAGTATTATGCAACTCAGGTCAAAGATACGAACGGTGTCTATATTGTTCCGGCCTTCGTCGGACTCGGCGCACCATACTGGGATATGCATGCCCGCGGCATAGTGACCGGACTTACCCGGGGAGCAAACCGCTTCCACCTTGTAAGAGCCGCGCTGGAAAGCATTGCTTATCAGACGAATGATGTTCTTGCGTTAATGGCTAAGGATACCGGTATCCGTCTTAAGGCCTTGAAAGTAGACGGCGGTGCAGCCGATAATAATTTCCTGCTGCAGTTTCAGGCGGATCTCAGCGGTATTCCGGTTGAACGGTCAGAAATTTGTGAGGTTACGGCTTTGGGAGCAGCATATCTGGCAGGTTTGGCAGCCGGATACTGGAAGGACAAAGAAGAGCTGAAATGCCTCAGTAAAGGGCGTTTTATTTCTGATTCGAACATCACCGAATCTGAGCGTCAGCAATACCTCAGTGGGTGGAAAGCGGCAGTCAGTCAGGCAACCTATCGGACCGTATGATGGGATTATGAACGGAAAATACAAATAACAGATATGTTCAGATAATATTTATTGGCGTAAAGGTTTCTTTTTTCCCCTTAGTCGTAGTAAAATAGTCTTGCTTGATTTTTTGCACAGGGCAATATCATTATTTTCGGGAGTAAAGTGGAAGGCAAAA
This genomic stretch from Dehalobacter restrictus DSM 9455 harbors:
- a CDS encoding ASKHA domain-containing protein; amino-acid sequence: MMKKVLFPNQNKEILCQENDTVAVACSGLGYPLDLVCGGKGTCKKCTIEIERDGIRQEVLACQEPVSDGLIVYLKYGDYKHEASILTDRIETELNIDPPVKKIFIDKKFLKTPFYYGDWEHIQAKVPVRINTPALCLLQKLSQLMQKLEMDGITLVLRDEQLLDIEQGDTSASNYGFAVDLGSTSVVAYLYDLNSGKKVGVYSALNGQITEGADVISRIMAAMKNSEGLKILQRKVAETINALILEAIQQNQISAENIYTMVICGNSAMQHIFLGLHPGSLGRTPYTNTILSEVLTTARELSLNIHPNAIIDFLPLIGGFVGADTLAVLLALPEGERQGNRLIIDLGTNGEILLGNEKKWLATSTAAGPALEGATIRFGMRGTNGAIERVKLSEGKIELKVIGGEQPRGICGSGIVDAVAEMLKAELISKEGRLLSPGKYLKVCRPENQRFANYLANLDGVSVFYLMDEGQSGDNDRIYISQKDIRAVQLAKSAIYTGCMLLMKEYGLEGEDLEEILIAGAFGNYIDAPSAQVLGLFPNFSNVPIRSIGNAAGAGASNFLLSRNIRINTLILLAKITHFDLAANPAFQQEYLQNTGF
- a CDS encoding GntR family transcriptional regulator, which gives rise to MELPIYQHIIEEIKKKIKEGVLKPGDAIPSENSLCDTYGVSRMTVRKGLAILVNEGYITSIPGKGSFVNEPDSKKYILYYNEMANLINTIDTTKLIEVKIILPTPRLIDSLNIPQSKKIIMVKRIHYSNGEAVAYDEKYLIYYKGMPIVEKEIKYSTFPEIVSRYTSLFAIKKELTISAQMPDEKISKYLSLYNALPLLVVEQRLFNTQDKPIGLGITYYRGDSCKLSASWPFTDME
- a CDS encoding VUT family protein, with amino-acid sequence MLLILYLAAIIIANIITAALAPLQVGPFLIPYGSWLIGVTLVLRDIIQRKYGRKTAYLAITTALVLSAVSSKLLGDTLTITLASAISFLISESADTEIYTRLKGSFLRKVFASGIVSSFLDSVVFILIGLSPLISGILTWDFVPNAVLGQFAVKSLMQVLGISILFMIKNHWEVTVNEKQGN
- the queF gene encoding preQ(1) synthase; amino-acid sequence: MKNKETEGLSLLGSGQTRYVFDYDSDILESFANKYPDNNYFVRLNCPEFTSLCPITGQPDFGTMIINYIPDQKLVESKSLKLYLFSFRNHGGFHEDVVNIIMKDLIRLLEPRYIEVIGEFSPRGGISIHPYSNYGQPDSKWVEFAVKRLLKYGK
- a CDS encoding protein-L-isoaspartate O-methyltransferase family protein, whose translation is MNYPICSIIADGRNGYEPNAPYRGIIVTAAAPVIEPCWLEQLDVGGRIVVPLEAGEGLACQRLLVRQKTSTNLEGYIDSWDDYCRFVPLLSGTAAGTKEALPCPHSSISRT
- the glpK gene encoding glycerol kinase GlpK → MVQKYIIALDQGTTSSRAVIFNHEGMIVGKAQKEFAQIYPFPGWVEHDPLEIWDTQLAAIREVLDQTDINPDDIVGLGIANQRETTVVWNRFTGKPVYHAIVWQCRRTTELCEQILNSTLNEYISDATGLVADAYFSGTKIRWILDHIPDGQAMAEKGDLLFGTIDSWLVWNLTKGRLHITDYSNASRTMLYNIRELAWDDKILSYLNIPRSLLPEVCPSSLCCGVTDSSIFGAEIPIAGIAGDQQAALFGQACFTEGMVKNTYGTGCFILMNTGKNMIRSQNKLLTTIAWGIDNGVEYALEGSVFIGGAVIQWLRDELGLLKTSAESEYYATQVKDTNGVYIVPAFVGLGAPYWDMHARGIVTGLTRGANRFHLVRAALESIAYQTNDVLALMAKDTGIRLKALKVDGGAADNNFLLQFQADLSGIPVERSEICEVTALGAAYLAGLAAGYWKDKEELKCLSKGRFISDSNITESERQQYLSGWKAAVSQATYRTV